A genomic window from Pungitius pungitius chromosome 12, fPunPun2.1, whole genome shotgun sequence includes:
- the asb16 gene encoding ankyrin repeat and SOCS box protein 16 → MSKDTFPFTPTSLRSLRLERELQDWEDARRALAHRRAMTRAPLPRAPRPPPRQQRLQQVRAPPPQARCRDTAVHNTFMCGDMKGVYAVLKDPAMVNALMETAQEEMTWAPEMGMWTLSSRVKQTSALRLAACRGCAGAVEELLFRGAEVNADPGGRTALHDACAGAHDACVQLLLSHGADPRVVAADGSAPLHLCTSAQSLQCAGLLIGGGADVSAKTRESRLTPLHVAARRGLEEHVQLFLAHGADVLATNQEGETPLNAACAAAERPSEAGRYLRVVQKLLSAGADPRTAGRKRHTPLHNACANCCPRIVDVLLQHGAEAHVANCAGYTPMDCLIQVVEDYPGQQPEAIARSLLNHGAEPVSPKMLKLCALSPATLEVMLNSYTSIPACEWMDSLPAELHQEHRPFFDLVRQRSAQPRSLQHLCRCAVRLRLGGRCVPAVRDLDIPGSTRDYLLLRNDGTLL, encoded by the exons ATGTCAAAGGACACATTTCCTTTCACTCCCACCTCCCTGCGCTCCCTGAGACTGGAGCGGGAGCTTCAGGATTGGGAAGATGCCCGGCGAGCGTTGGCTCACAGGAGAGCAATGACCAGGGCCCCGCTGCCCCGGGCCCCCAGGCCTCCTCCCAGGCAGCAGCGGCTCCAGCAGGTGcgggcccctcccccccaggccCGTTGCAGAGACACGGCCGTCCACAACACCTTCATGTGCGGGGACATGAAAGGAGTGTACGCGGTGCTGAAGGACCCCGCCATGGTCAACGCCTTGATGGAGACGGCGCAGGAGGAGATGACGTGGGCCCCGGAGATGG GCATGTGGACACTGAGCTCCAGGGTGAAGCAGACCTCGGCGCTGCGCCTGGCGGCCTGCAGAGGATGCGCCGGGGCCGTGGAGGAGCTGCTGTTTCGCGGGGCGGAGGTGAACGCCGACCCCGGAGGAAGGACGGCCCTCCACGACGCCTGCGCGGGCGCCCACGACGCCTGCGTCCAGCTGCTGCTTTCTCACGGGGCCGACCCCCGAGTGGTGGCCGCGGACGGCAGCGCCCCTCTTCACCTCTGCACCTCCGCCCAGTCGCTCCA GTGTGCCGGGTTGCTGATCGGCGGAGGCGCCGACGTCAGCGCGAAGACGAGGGAGTCGAGGCTCACACCTCTGCACGTGGCGGCCCGCCGCGGCCTGGAGGAGCACGTGCAGCTCTTCCTCGCCCACGGAGCAGACGTGTTGGCCACAAATCAAGAGGGGGAGACCCCTCTGAACGCCGCGTGCGCCGCCGCCGAGAGGCCCTCCGAGGCCGGCCGCTACCTGCGCGTGGTTCAGAAGCTGCTGAGCGCGGGAGCCGACCCCAGAACGGCGGGCAGGAAGCGGCACACCCCTCTGCACAACGCCTGTGCAAACTGCTGCCCCCGGATTGTGGACGTCCTGCTGCAGCATGGGGCCGAGGCACATGTCGCCAACTGTGCGGGATACACGCCGATGGACTGTCTGATACAG GTGGTTGAAGATTATCCCGGCCAGCAACCGGAGGCAATAGCACGGTCACTTCTGAACCATGGAGCTGAGCCGGTTTCACCAAAG ATGTTGAAGCTGTGCGCCCTCTCTCCTGCCACCCTGGAGGTGATGCTGAACTCGTACACGTCCATCCCTGCCTGCGAGTGGATGGACTCTCTCCCCGCCGAGCTCCACCAG GAGCACCGGCCTTTCTTCGACTTGGTGCGCCAGCGGAGCGCACAGCCTCGCTCTCTGCAGCACCTCTGTCGCTGCGCCGTACGCCTGCGCCTGGGAGGCCGATGTGTCCCGGCGGTCCGTGACCTCGACATCCCCGGGTCCACGAGGGATTACCTGCTGCTGAGAAACGACGGGACTCTCCTGTGA
- the hrob gene encoding homologous recombination OB-fold protein, translated as MTCKLSGLFSIGEDFDDEDLLGTDWGVRSSSGPADVASAGSSCSLRPSSVSHGQPPQDSSRHAGVAPAAPRHGSASESGSHAAAAAGQTVLGLRRPSSSSCAQPLPRTLSNCQPNSALRQNPANTGPQPCAAVDDFDDWDVDLADLDEWDRQEGQPPAPILPAPPVALPPASKALRPPTRGGIQTRPIRPQGGLGTAGQASGSFSHNTPPRMSSTPLPGSTNPRPALQSVPPHSPSVFRGLTAPSPAPSPVSRTLNRPQRPWATPGASPRGCGGLFESVSPAPANSSTLSPHPLHTTVLTNRLVQLVSASNKLPQKRPRSELQRPRTRRFPGPAGFLPQQPQDQNLDDIVVSAPQTPAHGAVARSSSQASSSQADEEEFSGGGWAAMKAEMGLDERNPSCFLHSYSVVMVLRKAALKRLARNKVPNMAVLLKSLVHTHADARAVFKDPTGEIQGTVHRRLLEAREDELKVGAVLLLKQVGVFSPSHRNHYLNVTPNNLLRIYAPDGVGPSSARLPPLVLEPMSLAGPPSAGLRGTVSRMQLVFDEEDDEEGQEGGGRSEGGECPVASRDTITGSSTGPREPAGDPAPRDWGAGWDADDDDLDDLLGELPEDTCSL; from the exons ATG ACCTGCAAATTAAGTGGCCTGTTCAGCATCGGCGAGGACTTCGATGACGAG GACCTGCTCGGGACGGACTGGGGTGTCCGCTCATCGTCTGGACCAGCCGATGTGGCATCTGCCGGCTCATCCTGCTCACTGCGGCCTTCCTCCGTGTCCCATGGACAGCCGCCGCAAGACTCGTCCCGGCACGCCGGAGTGGCACCCGCAGCTCCGCGCCATGGCTCGGCATCGGAGAGCGGGtcgcatgctgctgctgctgctggacaaaCGGTACTGGGGTTGAgacggccctcctcctcctcttgtgctCAGCCTCTTCCCCGCACGCTGAGTAACTGTCAGCCTAATTCGGCTTTACGACAGAATCCCGCCAACACGGGCCCACAGCCCTGCGCCGCTGTGGACGATTTTGACGACTGGGACGTCGACCTGGCGGACTTGGACGAGTGGGACCGGCAGGAGGGACAGCCTCCCGCTCCGATCCTGCCCGCTCCTCCGGTCGCTCTTCCACCTGCGTCCAAAGCGCTGCGACCTCCGACCCGCGGCGGGATTCAGACGCGCCCTATTCGCCCCCAGGGAGGCCTCGGCACGGCGGGCCAGGCTTCCGGCTCGTTCAGTCATAACACGCCTCCTCGGATGTCCTCCACTCCCCTCCCGGGTTCCACAAATCCCCGGCCTGCTCTCCAGTCGGTCCCACCACACAGTCCCAGTGTGTTCCGTGGGCTCACCGCCCCTAGCCCCGCCCCCAGCCCCGTCTCCAGGACCCTAAACAGGCCCCAGAGGCCGTGGGCCACTCCGGGAGCCTCCCCTCGTGGCTGCGGCGGCCTCTTTGAGTCCGTCTCCCCGGCGCCCGCAAACTCGTCCACCCTGAGTCCTCATCCCCTTCACACGACGGTCCTCACCAACCGCCTGGTCCAGTTGGTATCGGCCTCCAACAAGCTCCCTCAGAAGAGGCCTCGTTCTGAGCTTCAGAGGCCCAGGACCAGACGCTTCCCCGGCCCCGCCGGGTTCCTGCCTCAGCAG CCGCAGGATCAGAACCTGGACGACATTGTGGTTTCTGCCCCTCAGACTCCTGCTCATGGTGCTGTGGCCCGGTCGTCAAGCCAG GCCTCCAGCTCACAGGCCGATGAAGAGGAGTTCAGCGGCGGCGGCTGGGCCGCGATGAAGGCCGAGATGGGATTGGATGAGAGGAACCCTTCGTGCTTCCTGCACTCTTACAGCGTCGTCATGGTGCTCCGGAAG GCTGCGCTGAAGCGGCTGGCGAGGAACAAAGTGCCCAACATGGCCGTGCTGCTGAAGAGCCTCGTCCACACGCACGCCGACGCCAGGGCCGTGTTCAAAGACCCCACAG GGGAGATCCAGGGGACGGTGCACCGGCGTCTCCTCGAGGCCCGGGAGGACGAGCTGAAAGTCGGCGCCGTGCTGCTGCTCAAACAG GTGGGCGTGTTTTCCCCCTCCCACCGTAACCACTACCTGAACGTGACCCCCAACAACCTGCTGAGGATCTACGCCCCCGATGGGGTCGGCCCGTCCTCCGCTCGGCTGCCCCCGCTCGTCCTG GAGCCGATGTCCCTCGCTGGCCCTCCCTCCGCCGGCCTCCGGGGGACCGTGTCTCGCATGCAGCTGGTGTTTgacgaggaggatgacgaggagGGACAGGAAGGTGGGGGGCGCTCGGAGGGAGGCGAATGCCCGGTAGCCTCAAGAGACACTATAACCGGCTCCAGCACCGGCCCCCGAGAGCCCGCCGGGGACCCGGCACCACGGGACTGGGGCGCAGGCTGGGATGCAG ACGACGACGACCTGGATGACCTGCTGGGAGAGTTACCCGAGGACACCTGCAGCCTTTGA